One window of Leptotrichia sp. oral taxon 498 genomic DNA carries:
- a CDS encoding alpha/beta hydrolase-fold protein, translating to MFKKMVLGLGIASLSFAGNIKNVEAVTETFGDGEKLSAVVLTYDKEILGNSVSASDYKVEGRDIEKVYVSKQNEKNGKKSKAGKYVILELKRLPMVAQASDHSKEDIEKKKATGQKGPILGGKGNPKPLEIITAEVTQIGNIRNIDGKVYLPEEKQVSTKTRQLIIENFKQFEFTRKDGKTLKYNLYIPKNYDPSRKYPLVVFMHDAGAVSPETKYTLSQGNGATVWATPEWQEKHPSFVLAPQYEVVTVNDNYEYGPELDRTVELINDLTEKYSIDKDRIYNTGQSMGGMSSISLDSRYPDLFGGSYIVASKWDINVTEPMKDQNIWFVASEGDPGAYPSLTEISDYLEKNGAKVQRMTIDAEKNQNEINKEVQSKISSQYNIYYTVYKNGNHRYTWQHAYYMKPAMEWLFRQKRNSVKRK from the coding sequence ATGTTTAAGAAAATGGTATTAGGATTGGGAATTGCAAGCTTATCTTTTGCAGGAAATATAAAAAATGTAGAAGCTGTAACAGAGACGTTTGGAGATGGGGAAAAACTATCAGCTGTTGTGTTGACATATGACAAGGAAATTCTTGGAAATTCAGTTTCAGCTTCAGATTATAAGGTTGAAGGAAGAGATATTGAAAAAGTTTATGTAAGTAAACAAAATGAAAAAAATGGGAAAAAATCAAAGGCTGGAAAATATGTAATTTTAGAGCTTAAAAGACTTCCAATGGTAGCACAGGCAAGTGATCATTCAAAGGAAGATATTGAAAAAAAGAAAGCTACAGGACAAAAAGGTCCTATCTTGGGAGGTAAGGGGAATCCAAAACCGCTGGAAATAATTACAGCAGAAGTAACTCAGATAGGAAATATACGAAATATAGATGGAAAAGTATATCTTCCTGAAGAAAAACAGGTTTCAACAAAAACTAGGCAATTAATAATAGAAAATTTCAAACAATTTGAGTTTACCAGGAAAGATGGAAAAACTTTAAAATATAATCTGTATATACCTAAAAATTATGACCCATCTAGAAAATATCCGTTGGTTGTATTTATGCATGATGCAGGAGCAGTATCACCAGAAACGAAATATACATTAAGTCAGGGAAATGGAGCTACAGTCTGGGCAACTCCTGAATGGCAGGAAAAGCATCCAAGTTTTGTGCTGGCACCGCAATATGAAGTAGTAACGGTAAATGATAATTATGAATACGGTCCTGAACTGGACAGAACAGTTGAGCTGATAAATGACCTGACTGAAAAATATTCGATAGATAAAGACAGAATTTACAATACAGGACAATCAATGGGTGGTATGTCTTCCATTTCATTGGATTCAAGATATCCTGATTTATTTGGCGGTTCATATATTGTTGCGAGTAAATGGGACATAAATGTAACAGAGCCAATGAAAGACCAGAATATATGGTTTGTAGCTTCTGAAGGAGATCCTGGAGCTTATCCAAGTTTGACTGAAATATCTGACTATTTGGAAAAAAATGGAGCAAAAGTACAAAGAATGACTATTGATGCAGAAAAAAACCAGAATGAAATAAATAAAGAAGTTCAAAGTAAGATATCAAGTCAGTATAATATTTATTATACAGTCTATAAAAATGGAAATCATCGTTACACCTGGCAGCACGCATATTATATGAAACCTGCCATGGAATGGTTATTCAGGCAGAAAAGAAATTCGGTGAAAAGAAAATAG
- the pflA gene encoding pyruvate formate-lyase-activating protein codes for MEVKGYIHSFESFGTKDGPGIRFVLFLQGCPLRCLYCHNVDTWKIEDKKMVLTAQEVMKEILKVKGFIKTGGVTVSGGEPLMQPEFLMELFKLCRENKIHTALDTSGYIFNEKAKKVLELVDMVLLDIKHINPEKYKILTSVDLENTLKFAKYLKKINKPAWLRYVLVPGYSDDEKDLHDWAKFASQLTNVERVDILPFHQMGKSKWEKMKKVYKLQDTPTPTQELIDKAEDIFRSYGLKMLDK; via the coding sequence ATGGAAGTAAAAGGATATATACATTCATTTGAGTCTTTTGGGACAAAAGATGGACCGGGAATTAGATTTGTACTGTTTTTACAGGGATGTCCTTTGCGATGTTTATATTGCCATAATGTTGATACCTGGAAAATTGAAGATAAAAAAATGGTGCTGACTGCACAGGAAGTTATGAAGGAAATTTTAAAAGTGAAGGGATTTATAAAAACTGGCGGAGTTACTGTGTCTGGTGGAGAACCTTTGATGCAGCCTGAATTTCTGATGGAATTGTTTAAACTTTGCCGTGAAAATAAGATTCATACGGCACTTGACACATCTGGATATATTTTTAATGAAAAGGCGAAAAAAGTGTTGGAGCTTGTGGATATGGTGCTTCTCGATATTAAGCACATAAATCCTGAAAAATATAAAATATTGACTTCTGTAGATTTGGAAAATACGCTAAAATTTGCAAAATATCTGAAGAAAATAAATAAACCAGCTTGGTTAAGATATGTATTAGTTCCAGGATATTCTGATGATGAAAAAGATCTGCACGACTGGGCAAAATTTGCGTCACAGCTTACAAATGTGGAAAGGGTGGATATATTGCCATTCCATCAAATGGGAAAATCAAAGTGGGAAAAAATGAAAAAAGTGTATAAATTACAAGATACGCCGACTCCAACTCAAGAATTGATTGATAAGGCTGAAGATATTTTTAGATCTTATGGTTTAAAAATGTTAGATAAATAA
- the pflB gene encoding formate C-acetyltransferase, with protein sequence MDAWRGFKEGNWKDNIDVTEFIRLNYTEYLGDDSFLEGPTEATTKLWKELSEKFKVEREKGIYDAETKIPSQIDAYGAGYIDKDLEKIVGLQTDAPLKRAIFPNGGLRMVKNSLEAFGYKLDPETEEIFTKYRKTHNDGVFSAYTEQIRKARHTGIITGLPDAYGRGRIIGDYRRVALYGVDRLIADREEQYKNLDPAEMTEDVIRLREEVFEQVKALKALKRMAAAYGFDISGPATNGREAVQWLYFAYLAATKDQNGAAMSIGRTSTFLDIFLERDLQEGTLTEKEAQEIMDHFVMKLRIIRFLRTPEYDALFSGDPVWVTESIGGMGADGRSMVTKNSFRILHTLYNMGTSPEPNLTVLWSEKLPETWKKFCAKVSIDTSSVQYENDDIMRPQFGNDYGIACCVSPMTIGHQMQFFGARVNLPKALLYAINGGKDEKSKIQVTPVGQFEPIKGEYLEFDEVWEKLDKVLDWLASTYVKALNIIHYMHDKYSYEALEMSLHDINIRRTEAFGIAGLSIIADSLAAIKYGRVKVVRDEDGDAVDYINEKDYVPFGNNDDATDQFAVDITRRFMNKLRTHKMYRDAIPTQSVLTITSNVVYGKKTGNTPDGRRAGAPFGPGANPMHGRDTRGAVASLASVAKIPFEDANDGISYTFAITPETLGKNANEKQTNLVGLMDGYFNQTGHHLNVNVFGRDLLEDAMEHPENYPQLTIRVSGYAVNFVKLTREQQLDVINRTISNKM encoded by the coding sequence ATGGATGCATGGAGAGGATTTAAAGAAGGAAATTGGAAAGACAATATTGATGTTACAGAATTTATCAGATTAAACTACACAGAATATTTAGGAGATGACAGCTTTTTGGAAGGTCCAACCGAAGCGACAACAAAATTGTGGAAAGAACTTTCTGAAAAGTTTAAAGTAGAAAGAGAAAAAGGTATTTATGACGCTGAAACTAAAATACCATCTCAAATAGATGCTTATGGTGCTGGATACATCGACAAGGATTTGGAAAAAATTGTAGGACTTCAAACTGATGCACCTCTAAAAAGAGCAATCTTCCCAAATGGTGGATTAAGAATGGTTAAAAACAGCTTGGAAGCTTTTGGTTATAAGTTAGATCCAGAAACTGAAGAAATTTTTACCAAATACAGAAAAACTCACAATGATGGAGTTTTCTCAGCTTATACTGAACAAATAAGAAAAGCAAGACATACAGGAATTATTACAGGACTTCCAGACGCTTACGGACGTGGAAGAATTATCGGAGATTACAGAAGAGTTGCGCTTTATGGAGTTGACAGACTGATAGCTGACAGGGAAGAACAATACAAAAACTTGGATCCAGCTGAAATGACTGAAGATGTAATTAGACTTAGAGAAGAAGTTTTTGAACAAGTTAAAGCATTAAAGGCATTAAAGAGAATGGCAGCAGCTTATGGATTTGACATTTCAGGACCAGCTACTAATGGTAGAGAAGCAGTACAATGGTTGTATTTTGCATACTTAGCCGCTACAAAAGATCAAAATGGAGCTGCAATGAGTATTGGTAGAACTTCTACATTCCTAGATATTTTCTTGGAAAGAGATTTGCAGGAAGGAACTTTGACTGAAAAAGAAGCTCAGGAAATAATGGACCATTTTGTTATGAAATTAAGAATCATAAGATTTTTAAGAACACCTGAATACGATGCATTGTTCTCAGGAGATCCAGTTTGGGTAACTGAATCAATTGGAGGAATGGGAGCAGATGGAAGATCAATGGTTACAAAAAATTCATTTAGAATCTTACACACATTGTACAACATGGGAACTTCGCCTGAACCAAACTTAACAGTATTATGGAGTGAAAAATTACCTGAAACTTGGAAAAAATTCTGTGCCAAAGTGTCAATTGATACTTCATCAGTACAATATGAAAATGATGACATCATGAGACCACAATTTGGAAACGACTACGGAATCGCATGTTGTGTATCTCCGATGACAATTGGACATCAAATGCAATTCTTCGGAGCGAGAGTAAACTTGCCAAAAGCATTATTATACGCAATTAATGGTGGTAAAGATGAAAAATCTAAGATTCAAGTTACACCAGTTGGACAATTTGAGCCAATCAAAGGTGAATACTTGGAATTTGACGAAGTATGGGAAAAATTAGATAAAGTGTTAGACTGGTTAGCTTCAACTTATGTTAAAGCACTAAATATCATTCACTATATGCATGATAAATATTCTTATGAAGCATTGGAAATGTCATTACACGACATCAATATCAGAAGAACGGAAGCATTTGGAATTGCTGGACTTTCAATTATTGCAGATTCACTTGCGGCTATTAAATATGGTAGAGTTAAAGTTGTAAGAGATGAAGATGGAGATGCTGTTGACTACATCAATGAAAAAGATTATGTTCCATTCGGAAATAATGATGATGCAACTGACCAATTTGCAGTAGATATTACAAGAAGATTTATGAACAAATTGAGAACTCACAAGATGTATAGAGATGCAATCCCTACACAATCAGTATTAACTATTACTTCAAATGTTGTATACGGTAAGAAAACAGGAAATACACCTGATGGAAGAAGAGCTGGGGCACCATTTGGTCCAGGAGCAAACCCTATGCATGGAAGAGATACAAGAGGAGCTGTTGCTTCACTTGCTTCAGTAGCAAAAATCCCGTTTGAAGATGCAAATGATGGAATTTCCTATACATTCGCAATTACACCAGAAACATTAGGTAAAAATGCAAATGAAAAACAAACTAACCTAGTTGGATTAATGGACGGATACTTCAACCAAACAGGACACCACTTAAATGTAAATGTATTCGGAAGAGATTTACTAGAAGATGCAATGGAACATCCTGAAAATTATCCGCAATTGACAATCAGAGTTTCTGGATATGCAGTAAACTTTGTTAAATTGACTAGAGAACAACAATTAGATGTAATTAACAGAACAATTTCAAATAAAATGTAA
- the murQ gene encoding N-acetylmuramic acid 6-phosphate etherase → MLENLTTERRNEKTENLDELSTKEILRIMNEEDKTVPAAIEKELGKITEAIEIIKDKISCGGRLVYLGAGTSGRLGILDAVECVPTFSTTDEVLGIIAGGEKAFVKAVEGAEDSLTLAQEDLKKINFSQNDVIFGIAASGRTPYVIGALKYAESVGAKKIALSCNKNSKISKYADVAIEVDCGPEILAGSTRLKAGTAQKLVLNMISTGTMIGLGKVYKNLMVDVKPTNEKLVERAKGIIAKVTGVTGEEAHKYLLEANKNVKAAITMILTNCSYKEAEEKLRLAKGFVKKVK, encoded by the coding sequence ATGCTGGAAAATTTGACGACAGAAAGACGGAATGAAAAGACTGAAAATCTTGATGAGTTAAGTACAAAAGAAATTTTAAGAATAATGAACGAGGAAGATAAAACTGTTCCAGCTGCGATAGAAAAAGAGCTTGGTAAAATTACAGAAGCGATAGAAATTATAAAAGATAAAATAAGTTGTGGTGGAAGACTTGTTTATCTTGGTGCAGGAACAAGTGGAAGACTTGGAATACTGGACGCTGTAGAATGTGTTCCGACATTTAGCACAACAGATGAAGTTCTGGGAATTATTGCAGGGGGTGAAAAAGCTTTTGTAAAAGCGGTAGAAGGCGCAGAAGATTCACTCACATTGGCACAGGAAGATTTAAAAAAAATAAATTTTAGTCAAAATGATGTGATTTTTGGAATCGCTGCGAGCGGAAGAACCCCTTATGTAATCGGCGCTTTAAAATATGCCGAAAGTGTTGGAGCAAAAAAAATAGCATTAAGTTGTAACAAAAATTCCAAAATTTCAAAATATGCAGATGTTGCAATAGAAGTTGACTGCGGTCCAGAAATTCTTGCTGGTTCAACAAGATTAAAAGCGGGAACAGCTCAAAAATTGGTGTTGAATATGATTTCAACAGGAACAATGATTGGACTTGGAAAGGTCTATAAAAATCTGATGGTCGATGTGAAGCCGACAAACGAAAAACTTGTGGAAAGAGCAAAGGGAATAATTGCCAAAGTTACAGGAGTTACAGGAGAAGAAGCGCACAAATATTTGCTAGAAGCCAATAAAAATGTAAAAGCGGCAATAACAATGATACTTACAAATTGTAGCTACAAAGAAGCAGAAGAAAAGCTGAGATTAGCAAAAGGATTTGTAAAAAAAGTAAAATAA
- a CDS encoding DUF871 domain-containing protein, whose amino-acid sequence MKKLGISIYPEKTTEEKIIKYIDKASKSSFSRIFSCLLSVTETKKQIMEKFTRINEFAKERGFEIILDVSPKIFDDLKISYDDLSFFKEIKADGIRLDVGFTGLQESIMTFNEENLKIEINMSNNTHYIDTIIDYQPNKTNLTGCHNFYPHVYTGLGLDFFQKCTKNFTKHGLRTAAFITSQAKDTFGPWPVTQGLPTLEMHRNMPLIVQFKHLVALGNIDDIIISNCYPTDAELDEFKKVRKDMVSFSVKLEKDIPEIEKKIVLDEFHYNRGDTSENLIRSSNSRIKYKNHNFKVFNAPKIIKKGDVIIESSEYGHYAGELMVAKIDMKNTGKSNVVGRITEEEIFLVDYIKAWQKFCFIES is encoded by the coding sequence ATGAAAAAATTGGGAATTTCAATTTATCCTGAAAAGACAACTGAAGAAAAAATTATAAAATATATTGACAAAGCCAGTAAATCTAGCTTTTCTAGAATATTTAGCTGCTTACTTTCTGTAACTGAAACAAAAAAGCAAATTATGGAAAAATTTACACGGATAAATGAGTTTGCAAAAGAAAGAGGTTTTGAGATAATTTTAGATGTCAGTCCCAAAATTTTTGATGATTTGAAAATAAGTTATGACGACTTGTCTTTTTTTAAAGAAATAAAGGCGGATGGAATTAGGCTAGATGTAGGATTTACAGGGTTGCAAGAGAGTATTATGACTTTTAATGAAGAAAACTTAAAAATTGAAATAAATATGAGCAATAATACTCATTATATTGATACAATTATAGATTATCAGCCAAACAAAACTAACTTAACTGGCTGCCACAATTTTTATCCACATGTTTACACAGGTTTGGGATTAGATTTTTTTCAAAAATGTACAAAAAATTTTACAAAACACGGTTTGAGAACTGCGGCGTTTATTACTTCACAAGCCAAGGATACTTTTGGACCGTGGCCTGTAACGCAGGGGCTTCCAACTCTTGAAATGCACAGAAATATGCCGTTAATTGTCCAATTTAAGCATTTAGTGGCATTAGGAAACATAGACGATATAATAATTTCAAATTGTTATCCGACAGATGCTGAGCTAGATGAATTTAAAAAAGTGCGGAAAGACATGGTAAGTTTTTCGGTAAAACTTGAAAAAGATATTCCAGAAATTGAGAAAAAAATAGTTTTGGACGAATTTCACTACAACAGAGGAGATACTTCAGAAAACTTAATCCGTTCGTCAAATAGCCGTATAAAATATAAAAATCACAATTTCAAAGTATTTAATGCTCCTAAAATTATAAAAAAAGGTGATGTAATAATTGAAAGCAGCGAATATGGGCATTACGCAGGAGAATTAATGGTTGCAAAAATTGACATGAAAAACACTGGAAAATCAAATGTTGTGGGAAGAATTACGGAAGAAGAAATATTTTTAGTTGATTATATAAAGGCTTGGCAAAAGTTTTGCTTTATAGAAAGCTGA
- a CDS encoding PTS sugar transporter subunit IIC: MINLEKLSMNMAKISEQRHLRAIRDGIVSTLPLIIIGSIFLIIAIPPFPKDWAISILAKKHAAQILLPFRMTMFIMGLYAVIGIGYSLAKSYKLDGITGAILSVCAFLLTLVPKVINPIETITQTVGGKAVQVVVAEGTKGSQFLQEDLGYVMQMSNLGSAGLFVGIIVAIFAVEVYRFTTKTGFRIKMPDAVPESVARSFEALTPAAIIIFTLTIITYWLKIDLHHIVGLIVTPFLKLSDSWFSVVVIVFLITFFWSFGIHGDSIIGSVVRPLWLMLLEQNATALANGKAIPHIAAEPLYQWFIWIGGSGTTIGLALLMLFKAKSSYGKALGKAVILPAIFNINEPIIFGAPIMLNPTLLPPFIIVPIVNASITYFAMSMHWVNRVTSTPPWTLPSPIGAFLATNGDFRAVILNIILIVISIVIYYPFFTAYEKKLLVEEKAEKTGEE; this comes from the coding sequence ATGATAAATTTGGAAAAACTTTCAATGAATATGGCAAAAATATCGGAGCAAAGACATTTAAGAGCAATTCGTGATGGGATTGTATCGACTTTGCCATTGATTATAATAGGTTCAATATTTTTGATTATAGCAATTCCGCCGTTTCCAAAAGACTGGGCAATTTCGATATTAGCTAAAAAACATGCGGCACAAATATTGCTGCCATTTCGTATGACAATGTTTATTATGGGACTTTATGCGGTTATAGGAATAGGTTATAGCCTTGCAAAATCGTATAAATTGGACGGAATTACAGGTGCAATATTGTCAGTGTGTGCATTTTTACTTACATTAGTGCCTAAAGTGATAAATCCAATAGAAACTATAACTCAGACTGTTGGAGGAAAAGCGGTTCAAGTTGTGGTAGCGGAAGGGACAAAAGGTTCGCAGTTTTTGCAAGAAGATTTAGGTTATGTGATGCAAATGTCAAATTTGGGTTCAGCAGGACTTTTTGTTGGAATAATTGTTGCAATTTTTGCGGTTGAAGTGTATCGTTTTACGACAAAGACTGGATTTAGAATAAAAATGCCTGATGCTGTGCCGGAATCAGTTGCTCGTTCTTTTGAAGCGTTGACACCTGCGGCAATAATTATCTTTACTTTGACGATTATCACTTATTGGTTAAAAATTGATTTGCACCACATAGTTGGATTAATTGTAACACCGTTTTTAAAATTGAGTGATTCGTGGTTTTCAGTTGTAGTAATCGTATTTTTAATAACATTTTTTTGGTCTTTTGGAATTCATGGAGATTCCATCATAGGTTCGGTTGTAAGACCGCTGTGGCTTATGTTATTGGAGCAAAATGCAACAGCCCTTGCAAATGGGAAAGCCATTCCGCATATCGCAGCAGAACCTTTGTACCAGTGGTTCATCTGGATTGGCGGTTCAGGGACAACTATAGGACTTGCACTTTTAATGCTTTTTAAAGCAAAATCATCTTACGGAAAAGCGTTGGGAAAAGCAGTTATTTTACCAGCAATATTTAATATAAACGAACCTATAATTTTTGGTGCGCCAATTATGTTAAATCCGACACTGCTTCCTCCATTTATCATAGTTCCCATTGTAAATGCTTCAATTACTTATTTTGCGATGTCTATGCACTGGGTAAATCGTGTAACTTCCACGCCACCTTGGACACTGCCGTCGCCAATAGGAGCATTTCTAGCTACAAACGGAGATTTTAGAGCAGTAATTTTAAATATTATTTTAATAGTAATTTCTATTGTAATTTATTATCCTTTTTTTACCGCCTACGAAAAAAAATTATTAGTGGAAGAAAAAGCCGAAAAGACTGGAGAAGAATAG
- a CDS encoding PTS sugar transporter subunit IIB: protein MKVLFVCSLGMSSAVAVNALKKEAKEKGVEIEVKAVSTQQFEEEVKNGYDVAMVAPQIRHRFDTLNACAKEAKVPCAMITPQGYSPLGGPKLLKQIQEILS from the coding sequence ATGAAAGTATTATTTGTATGTTCACTTGGAATGTCAAGTGCAGTGGCGGTAAACGCATTAAAAAAGGAAGCCAAAGAAAAAGGAGTTGAAATTGAAGTAAAGGCAGTAAGTACGCAGCAATTTGAAGAAGAAGTGAAAAATGGGTATGATGTCGCAATGGTCGCTCCACAAATTAGACATAGATTTGACACATTAAACGCCTGTGCCAAAGAAGCAAAAGTTCCTTGTGCTATGATTACGCCACAGGGATATAGTCCACTTGGAGGGCCTAAATTATTAAAACAGATACAAGAAATTTTGAGTTAA
- a CDS encoding PTS lactose/cellobiose transporter subunit IIA gives MDNEKMEMVVFDIVNSAGTAKGLAYEALDEAFKGNFEKAEKLLKKADKALLAAHNVQTEIIQDEVEGRGIAPTVLFVHSQDHLMTAIEAKTLIEEMIKMCKRINVLEKKIK, from the coding sequence ATGGATAACGAAAAAATGGAAATGGTAGTTTTTGATATTGTAAATAGTGCAGGAACAGCAAAAGGACTGGCTTATGAAGCACTTGATGAAGCTTTTAAAGGAAATTTTGAAAAAGCTGAAAAACTTTTAAAGAAAGCAGATAAGGCACTACTTGCAGCGCACAATGTTCAGACAGAAATTATACAAGATGAGGTAGAGGGACGAGGAATAGCGCCAACAGTGTTATTTGTCCATTCGCAGGACCATCTTATGACGGCAATTGAAGCAAAAACATTGATTGAAGAAATGATTAAAATGTGTAAAAGAATTAATGTATTGGAGAAAAAGATTAAATAA
- a CDS encoding 6-phospho-beta-glucosidase, giving the protein MSQKKEKKGLKIVTIGGGSSYTPELIEGFIKRIKELPVTEIWLVDIEEGREKLEIVGNLAKRMVKKAGIDCEVHLTLDRKKAVKDADFVTTQFRVGQLAARIKDERIPFENGLLGQETNGAGGMFKAFRTIPVILDIVSDIKELAPNAWLINFTNPAGIVTQAVLNYTDFDKIVGLCNIPVHTQMDCASLYEKDVTEFRFQFAGLNHFVWYRVWDKNGNELTADLWEKRQDKKNLGVKNIVSINYDYDQIKDLGMLPCDYHRYYYLQDEMLKEGLKSFKEKGTRGEIVKKVEEELFELYKDENLSEKPKQLEQRGGAYYSDAACELISAIYNDKGIIMAVNTRNKGAISDLPYDAAVEISSYITANGPIPITFGKFPNAGQRGYIQLMKAMEELVVKAAVTGNYYTALQAFTTNPLVPGTTVGRKVLNELLDAHEKYLPQFRDYYENREKYRK; this is encoded by the coding sequence ATGTCACAGAAAAAAGAAAAAAAAGGACTTAAAATAGTAACAATTGGAGGTGGTTCGAGTTATACTCCAGAACTGATTGAAGGGTTTATTAAAAGAATAAAAGAATTGCCTGTTACAGAAATTTGGCTTGTGGATATTGAGGAAGGGAGAGAAAAACTGGAAATAGTCGGAAATTTGGCTAAAAGAATGGTTAAAAAAGCAGGGATTGACTGCGAGGTTCATCTGACTTTGGATAGAAAAAAAGCTGTAAAAGATGCGGATTTTGTGACAACACAGTTTCGTGTGGGACAACTTGCTGCTAGAATTAAAGATGAGAGAATTCCTTTTGAAAACGGCCTTCTGGGGCAGGAAACAAATGGAGCAGGAGGAATGTTTAAAGCGTTTCGGACAATTCCTGTGATACTTGATATTGTTAGCGATATTAAAGAATTAGCACCGAATGCGTGGCTTATCAATTTTACAAATCCTGCGGGAATAGTAACCCAAGCAGTTTTAAATTACACAGATTTTGATAAAATCGTTGGACTTTGTAATATTCCAGTTCATACGCAAATGGATTGCGCAAGTCTTTACGAAAAAGATGTAACCGAGTTTAGATTTCAGTTTGCTGGATTGAATCACTTTGTCTGGTATAGAGTTTGGGATAAAAACGGAAATGAATTGACAGCGGATTTGTGGGAAAAAAGGCAGGATAAAAAAAATCTTGGAGTAAAAAATATCGTGAGTATCAATTATGACTATGACCAAATTAAAGATTTGGGAATGCTTCCGTGCGATTATCATAGATATTATTATTTGCAAGATGAAATGTTAAAAGAAGGATTGAAGTCGTTTAAAGAAAAAGGTACGAGAGGAGAAATTGTTAAAAAAGTTGAAGAAGAGCTGTTTGAATTGTACAAAGATGAAAATTTGTCAGAAAAACCAAAACAGTTGGAACAGCGAGGAGGAGCATATTATTCTGATGCGGCCTGTGAACTTATTAGTGCAATTTATAACGATAAAGGGATAATTATGGCCGTAAATACTAGAAATAAAGGTGCAATTTCAGATTTGCCATACGATGCGGCGGTGGAAATATCATCATACATCACAGCAAATGGACCTATACCCATAACTTTTGGAAAATTCCCAAATGCAGGACAAAGAGGTTACATTCAGCTGATGAAAGCAATGGAAGAACTTGTGGTAAAAGCCGCAGTTACAGGAAATTATTACACAGCACTCCAAGCGTTTACAACAAATCCATTGGTGCCTGGAACAACTGTTGGAAGAAAGGTTTTAAACGAATTACTGGACGCACACGAAAAATATTTGCCACAGTTTAGGGATTACTATGAGAATAGGGAGAAATATAGAAAATAA
- a CDS encoding PTS transporter subunit EIIC, with translation MKNKKNSKNNGKFQLFFQKIANIFVPLLPAIIAAGLLQGVTNTIDIVSSNFQTIWWYQLLKMISWISFTYLPIFVGINATKEFGGTAILGGIIGALFVQNENMPILKNIGNIGKMILPIVNKNFYVGAGGLFSALLVGFFVAFVEKNVRKIVPDILSKILTPVFTLIICGIIAILVILPLGEIITKILFLFLNFIYNKTGIISGFVISACFLPLVSMGLHQALILIHILLNDPLGATKGINYFLPIMITAGGGQVGAGVALYVKTKNKKLRKILKDTIPAGILGMGEPLMYGVTLPLKKPFVTACLGSGFGGIAAVMLHLGTITQGVSGLLALLIVIPGSQLLFLLAMFFSYLGGFVLTYFWGVDEGKIFEMYGEVGK, from the coding sequence ATGAAGAATAAAAAAAATTCTAAAAATAATGGAAAATTTCAGTTATTTTTTCAAAAGATAGCAAATATATTTGTACCACTACTTCCTGCAATTATTGCGGCTGGACTGCTGCAAGGAGTAACAAATACAATAGATATAGTATCTTCAAATTTTCAGACAATTTGGTGGTATCAACTGTTAAAGATGATTAGCTGGATAAGTTTTACCTATCTTCCAATTTTTGTGGGAATTAACGCTACAAAGGAATTCGGAGGAACTGCGATTTTAGGCGGAATTATTGGAGCTTTATTTGTTCAAAATGAAAATATGCCGATTTTAAAAAATATTGGAAATATTGGAAAAATGATCTTACCAATTGTTAATAAAAATTTTTATGTTGGTGCAGGAGGACTTTTTAGCGCACTATTAGTTGGATTTTTTGTTGCATTTGTTGAAAAAAATGTACGAAAAATTGTGCCAGATATATTATCAAAAATTTTAACTCCTGTTTTTACATTGATTATATGTGGAATAATAGCTATTTTAGTAATTTTGCCACTAGGTGAGATTATCACAAAAATTTTATTTTTATTTTTAAATTTTATTTATAATAAGACAGGGATTATAAGTGGATTTGTCATATCAGCATGCTTTTTGCCACTGGTGTCAATGGGACTTCATCAGGCGCTGATTCTGATACATATTTTATTAAACGACCCATTAGGAGCAACAAAAGGAATAAATTATTTTTTGCCAATTATGATTACCGCTGGTGGTGGTCAAGTTGGAGCGGGAGTTGCACTTTACGTAAAGACTAAAAATAAAAAATTGAGAAAAATATTAAAAGATACAATACCTGCTGGCATTTTAGGAATGGGAGAACCTCTGATGTACGGAGTAACGCTGCCATTAAAAAAGCCTTTTGTAACAGCGTGTCTTGGTTCAGGATTTGGAGGAATTGCTGCGGTAATGCTGCATTTGGGAACAATAACTCAGGGAGTTTCAGGACTACTTGCACTTTTAATAGTTATTCCTGGAAGTCAGCTTTTATTTCTTTTAGCTATGTTTTTTTCATATTTGGGAGGATTTGTACTTACATATTTTTGGGGAGTTGACGAAGGGAAGATTTTTGAGATGTATGGGGAAGTGGGGAAATAA